The Lycium barbarum isolate Lr01 chromosome 10, ASM1917538v2, whole genome shotgun sequence genome includes a region encoding these proteins:
- the LOC132614190 gene encoding heavy metal-associated isoprenylated plant protein 20-like: protein MGIIDHISDMFEVTSTRKSKRKPMQTVEIKVKMDCDGCERKVTNAVSSMKGVKSLDVSRKESRVTVSGYVEPDKVLKKVQSTGKKAEFWPYVEYNLVSYPYAPGAYDKKAPSGYVRDVPQAFQTPNTSTERFTSMFSDENPNACSIM from the exons atgGGTATTATTGATCACATATCAGATATGTTTGAGGTTACAAGTACAAGGAAGAGCAAACGTAAACCCATGCAG aCAGTTGAAATCAAGGTAAAAATGGATTGTGATGGCtgtgaaaggaaggttactaatgcaGTTTCCTCTATGAAAG GTGTGAAATCACTGGATGTAAGCAGAAAGGAAAGCCGAGTAACAGTGAGTGGTTATGTTGAACCAGACAAGGTGTTAAAGAAAGTGCAAAGCACCGGAAAGAAAGCAGAATTTTGGCCATATGTAGAATATAATTTGGTGTCATATCCATATGCACCAGGCGCCTATGACAAAAAAGCACCTTCTGGTTATGTGAGGGATGTTCCTCAAGCTTTTCAAACACCAAATACTTCTACTGAGAGATTCACTTCGATGTTTAGTGATGAAAATCCTAATGCTTGTTCAATCATGTAA